In Bordetella holmesii ATCC 51541, the following proteins share a genomic window:
- a CDS encoding dienelactone hydrolase family protein: MVLKDAEFDSLLPPLRLGRRGFLATGLAAGFSLAAGPAVAQTAITTDSKGLVAGPVDIPTTDGTMPAYRAAPQGKSDLPTLLVVSEIFGVHEYIQDVCRRLAHQGYLAIAPKLFARQGDPSKHADMASLRAEIIDKVADAQVMADLDATATWAAAHGANASRLGILGFCWGGRIVWLYAAHRPGLLAGAAWYGQLGGASTGLKPRAALDVVPALQAPVLGAYGGKDAGIALADVDKMKVALAKGPPAAQKSRIDVYPDAPHAFHADYRPSFRKAEAEQAWRRMLDWFKQNGL, translated from the coding sequence ATGGTTTTGAAGGACGCAGAGTTCGACAGTCTTTTGCCGCCCCTGAGGCTTGGCCGGCGCGGCTTTCTCGCCACCGGCCTGGCCGCCGGCTTTTCGTTGGCCGCCGGGCCGGCCGTGGCTCAGACGGCCATTACTACCGACAGCAAGGGCTTGGTGGCCGGGCCGGTCGACATCCCCACGACCGACGGCACAATGCCTGCCTATCGCGCTGCGCCGCAAGGCAAGAGCGATCTTCCCACGCTATTGGTGGTCTCGGAGATTTTCGGCGTACACGAATACATCCAGGACGTCTGCCGCCGCCTGGCGCACCAGGGATATCTGGCGATCGCGCCGAAGCTCTTTGCCCGTCAAGGCGATCCGTCCAAGCATGCCGATATGGCGTCTTTGCGCGCCGAGATCATCGACAAGGTGGCTGACGCACAGGTGATGGCCGATCTGGATGCCACGGCCACCTGGGCTGCCGCACATGGCGCAAACGCCTCCAGGCTGGGCATCCTGGGGTTCTGCTGGGGCGGGCGCATTGTCTGGCTCTATGCCGCGCACCGCCCAGGCTTGTTGGCAGGGGCGGCCTGGTATGGTCAGTTGGGTGGCGCAAGCACCGGGCTGAAGCCGCGGGCGGCACTGGACGTTGTACCCGCGCTCCAGGCTCCCGTGCTGGGCGCCTACGGTGGCAAGGACGCAGGTATTGCGCTGGCCGATGTGGACAAAATGAAGGTCGCGCTAGCCAAGGGCCCCCCAGCCGCTCAGAAGTCGCGCATCGATGTTTATCCCGATGCCCCGCACGCGTTTCATGCGGATTATCGGCCCAGCTTTCGCAAAGCCGAGGCCGAGCAGGCTTGGCGACGCATGCTGGACTGGTTCAAGCAGAACGGGCTCTGA
- a CDS encoding putative lipoprotein has translation MAALTSSAQAQTLAAPDGQTTFEQVVAAAGATNGAARLCGASQPDLLQHESNWQVNLKRYAQEYRYDTAALKARFTQGQETGRQMMEQMRQASVDGCAGVLGSFQRERAIGYGEMKQAIAEVTDGLPQAPAR, from the coding sequence GTGGCCGCCCTGACGTCATCGGCCCAGGCGCAAACCCTGGCTGCTCCTGACGGACAGACAACCTTCGAACAAGTCGTCGCGGCCGCCGGGGCCACCAATGGCGCGGCCCGCCTGTGTGGCGCGTCCCAACCCGATCTGCTGCAGCACGAATCCAACTGGCAAGTGAACCTGAAACGCTACGCCCAGGAATACCGTTACGACACTGCGGCCTTGAAGGCGCGATTTACCCAGGGCCAGGAAACGGGTCGGCAGATGATGGAACAGATGCGCCAGGCCAGCGTGGATGGCTGCGCCGGCGTGCTGGGCAGCTTCCAGCGCGAGCGGGCCATCGGTTATGGCGAAATGAAGCAGGCCATCGCTGAAGTCACCGATGGCCTGCCGCAGGCGCCGGCACGCTGA